Proteins encoded by one window of Pseudonocardia sp. HH130629-09:
- a CDS encoding chorismate mutase: protein MRTGADPEIEQLRREIDRLDAEILDAILRRTEVSKRIGAARMAAGGPRIVYSREMAVLDRFADLGPEGRELAMMLLWLGRGRLGGR, encoded by the coding sequence GTGCGCACCGGAGCCGACCCCGAGATCGAGCAGCTGCGCCGGGAGATCGACCGGCTCGACGCCGAGATCCTCGACGCGATCCTGCGCCGCACCGAGGTCTCGAAGCGCATCGGCGCCGCCCGCATGGCCGCGGGCGGACCGCGGATCGTCTACAGCCGGGAGATGGCGGTGCTCGACCGGTTCGCCGACCTCGGACCCGAGGGGCGCGAGCTGGCGATGATGCTGCTGTGGCTGGGCCGTGGACGCCTCGGCGGCCGCTGA
- a CDS encoding UvrD-helicase domain-containing protein, which produces MSALFELPGTGPSAAAEPTTAQGRRLLEGLNDRQREAVTHAGSPLLIVAGAGSGKTRVLTHRIGWLLAERGVHPGEIMAITFTNKAAAEMKERVDALVGRRSGPMWVSTFHSMCVRILRREAKHLGVRSAFSVYDADDTRRLVGIVGRDLELDPKKFAPRALAAQISNLKNELVSPDEAAERAATDHERRIAEVYGVYQSRLRQANAFDFDDLIMETVSLLDRLPAVAEYYRRRFRHVMVDEYQDTNHAQYELVRQLVAPATANGRPGELCVVGDSDQSIYAFRGANIRNIIEFEQDFPDARTILLEQNYRSTQTILSAANAVIARNPERRDKRLWSDSGDGERVVGYVADNEHDEASFVAREIDRLVDTGEYRNSDIAVFYRTNNQSRVFEDVFLRVGLPYKVVGGVRFYERREIRDALAYLRVLSNPEDTVSLRRILNVPKRGIGDRAEAVVAEYAERERTSFARALRTAAEEPQRLPALATRSQKNIAGFVRMLDELRELVDRGDDTAEVLEAVYARTGYLEELQASEDPQDGTRMDNLAELVTVAREFAGDAAVADLASDRGGAIGSGAAPDGAAPDGAAPEGEAGTYDDTPDGVPEPGSLAAFLERVALVADADSIPDDDSGVVTMMTLHTAKGLEFPVVFLTGWEDGIFPHLRTLGDPKELAEERRLAYVGITRAEKRLYLSRAIVRSAFGQPSTNPASRFLDEVPPSLLDWRRSEEQLAAQRPSAPVGRFGFGKRPQATDRGSWRVPERSLNNQTLNLDVGDRVNHDKYGLGTVVAADGIGPRATVTIDFGSGGTVRLMLIGGVPMQKL; this is translated from the coding sequence ATGAGTGCGCTGTTCGAACTCCCCGGGACGGGCCCTTCCGCCGCTGCCGAGCCGACGACGGCCCAGGGCCGTCGCCTGCTGGAAGGCCTCAACGACCGCCAGCGGGAGGCCGTGACCCATGCGGGTTCGCCGCTGCTGATCGTCGCCGGCGCGGGGTCGGGCAAGACCCGGGTGCTCACCCACCGGATCGGCTGGCTGCTCGCCGAGCGCGGCGTGCATCCCGGCGAGATCATGGCGATCACCTTCACCAACAAGGCCGCGGCCGAGATGAAGGAGCGCGTCGATGCCCTCGTCGGGCGCCGGTCCGGGCCGATGTGGGTGTCCACCTTCCACTCCATGTGCGTGCGGATCCTGCGCCGCGAGGCCAAGCACCTCGGCGTGCGCAGCGCCTTCTCCGTCTACGACGCCGACGACACCCGTCGCCTCGTCGGCATCGTCGGGCGTGACCTGGAGCTGGACCCGAAGAAGTTCGCCCCGCGGGCCCTGGCTGCCCAGATCTCCAACCTGAAGAACGAGCTGGTCTCGCCGGACGAGGCCGCCGAGCGCGCCGCCACCGACCACGAGCGGCGCATCGCCGAGGTCTACGGCGTCTACCAGTCGCGGCTGCGCCAGGCGAACGCCTTCGACTTCGACGACCTGATCATGGAGACGGTCTCGCTGCTGGACCGCCTGCCGGCCGTCGCCGAGTACTACCGGCGCCGCTTCCGGCACGTGATGGTCGACGAGTACCAGGACACCAACCACGCGCAGTACGAGCTGGTCCGCCAGCTCGTCGCCCCGGCGACGGCGAACGGGCGGCCCGGCGAGCTGTGCGTCGTCGGGGACTCCGACCAGTCGATCTACGCCTTCCGCGGCGCGAACATCCGCAACATCATCGAGTTCGAGCAGGACTTCCCGGACGCGCGGACCATCCTGCTGGAGCAGAACTACCGCTCCACCCAGACCATCCTGTCCGCGGCGAACGCGGTGATCGCCCGCAACCCGGAGCGCCGGGACAAGCGGCTGTGGTCGGACTCGGGCGACGGTGAGCGCGTCGTCGGCTACGTCGCGGACAACGAGCACGACGAGGCGTCGTTCGTCGCCCGGGAGATCGACCGGCTCGTCGACACCGGCGAGTACCGCAACTCCGACATCGCGGTGTTCTATAGGACCAACAACCAGTCCCGTGTCTTCGAGGACGTGTTCCTGCGGGTCGGGCTGCCCTACAAGGTCGTCGGCGGGGTGCGGTTCTACGAGCGCCGCGAGATCCGCGACGCGCTGGCCTACCTGCGGGTGCTGTCCAACCCAGAGGACACGGTCAGCCTGCGCCGGATCCTCAACGTGCCCAAGCGCGGCATCGGGGACCGGGCCGAGGCGGTCGTCGCCGAGTACGCCGAGCGCGAGCGCACCTCGTTCGCCCGCGCGCTGCGCACCGCCGCCGAGGAGCCGCAGCGGCTCCCCGCGCTGGCGACCCGCTCGCAGAAGAACATCGCCGGGTTCGTGCGCATGCTCGACGAGCTGCGCGAGCTCGTCGACCGCGGCGACGACACCGCCGAGGTGCTCGAGGCCGTCTACGCGCGGACCGGTTACCTGGAGGAGCTGCAGGCTTCGGAGGACCCCCAGGACGGCACCCGGATGGACAACCTGGCCGAGCTCGTCACGGTGGCGCGGGAGTTCGCGGGGGACGCCGCGGTCGCCGACCTCGCGTCGGACAGAGGGGGCGCGATCGGGTCCGGCGCGGCACCCGACGGCGCGGCACCCGACGGCGCGGCACCCGAGGGCGAGGCCGGCACCTACGACGACACCCCCGACGGTGTCCCGGAGCCCGGCTCGCTGGCCGCGTTCCTGGAGCGGGTCGCACTCGTCGCGGACGCGGACTCCATCCCCGACGACGACTCCGGCGTGGTCACGATGATGACCCTGCACACGGCGAAGGGACTGGAGTTCCCGGTGGTCTTCCTGACCGGCTGGGAGGACGGGATCTTCCCGCACCTGCGCACCCTCGGTGATCCCAAGGAACTCGCCGAGGAGCGCCGGCTGGCCTACGTCGGGATCACCCGCGCGGAGAAGCGGCTCTACCTGTCCCGGGCGATCGTGCGGTCCGCGTTCGGGCAGCCCAGCACCAACCCGGCATCGCGCTTCCTCGACGAGGTGCCCCCGTCGCTGCTCGACTGGCGGCGCAGCGAGGAGCAGCTCGCCGCGCAGCGCCCGTCGGCGCCGGTCGGGCGGTTCGGGTTCGGGAAGCGTCCGCAGGCGACCGACCGCGGGAGCTGGAGGGTCCCGGAGCGGTCACTGAACAACCAGACGCTGAACCTCGACGTCGGGGATCGGGTCAACCACGACAAGTACGGCCTGGGCACGGTCGTCGCGGCCGACGGCATCGGCCCGCGCGCGACGGTGACGATCGACTTCGGCTCGGGCGGGACGGTCCGGCTGATGCTGATCGGTGGCGTCCCGATGCAGAAGCTGTAG
- a CDS encoding DUF1707 SHOCT-like domain-containing protein, whose protein sequence is MGDEAGYRVGDDERRAVDARLQRAHSEGRLSLPEYEERSATAWAARTRADLEPLTRDLPADTAGTPTAAVERAPTGALRAPAGEFAAAAGRRAGGILAAVAVAVAAVWGLAQVAPITEGLTVFGSRTVGAEAGDRVGGVTLFGSTTVLVPEGTRADVSGFTVFGSTECPTACAAPGDRTVDVHVVGAFGSVKVLTPAEAAVQDRDDD, encoded by the coding sequence GTGGGGGACGAGGCGGGGTACCGGGTGGGGGACGACGAGCGGCGGGCGGTGGACGCCCGGCTGCAGCGCGCGCACAGCGAGGGACGGCTGTCCCTGCCCGAGTACGAGGAGCGCTCGGCCACGGCCTGGGCGGCCCGCACCCGCGCCGACCTGGAGCCGTTGACCCGCGACCTCCCGGCCGACACCGCCGGGACGCCCACCGCCGCCGTCGAACGGGCGCCGACCGGGGCCCTCCGGGCACCGGCCGGGGAGTTCGCCGCGGCCGCCGGGCGACGCGCCGGCGGGATCCTCGCCGCGGTCGCGGTGGCCGTCGCCGCGGTCTGGGGGCTGGCGCAGGTCGCGCCGATCACCGAGGGACTGACCGTGTTCGGGTCCCGCACCGTCGGGGCCGAGGCCGGCGACCGGGTGGGCGGGGTGACGCTGTTCGGCTCGACGACGGTCCTCGTGCCCGAGGGGACGCGGGCGGACGTCTCCGGGTTCACCGTGTTCGGCTCGACCGAGTGCCCGACGGCGTGCGCCGCGCCCGGCGACCGGACGGTGGACGTGCACGTCGTCGGGGCGTTCGGGTCGGTGAAGGTGCTGACCCCGGCCGAGGCCGCGGTGCAGGACCGCGACGACGACTGA
- a CDS encoding M23 family metallopeptidase, with amino-acid sequence MPPAGHRLPALSAPPPVVSRTRATVAAAAGGALVAAGQTVAGALGVPGWGGEASVEESYARLAASAMLPVSGDTRPADTTAPLDTSAIGGEQLSAQAASLPDLDATSKVDVANLTKAARMGREAAKLERAVTTAMSHGAPKAVLYDGEAFVLPTAGRFTSGFGARWGVQHKGIDLAAPIGTPIFALTDGVVEKSGPASGFGMWVVLKHPDGTGTVYGHINRSFVQEGQQVKAGDEIAEVGNRGQSTGPHLHLEVWEPDGTKIDPLPWLAARGLDVTAATGSRDA; translated from the coding sequence GTGCCGCCGGCCGGTCACCGGCTCCCGGCGCTCTCGGCTCCCCCGCCGGTGGTCTCGCGCACCCGGGCGACCGTCGCCGCGGCGGCCGGTGGTGCGCTGGTCGCGGCCGGTCAGACGGTCGCCGGGGCCCTCGGGGTGCCCGGCTGGGGCGGTGAGGCCTCGGTCGAGGAGTCCTACGCCCGGCTCGCCGCGTCGGCGATGCTGCCGGTGTCCGGCGACACCCGCCCGGCCGACACGACCGCCCCGCTGGACACCTCCGCGATCGGCGGGGAGCAGCTCAGCGCGCAGGCCGCGTCGCTGCCCGACCTGGACGCCACCTCGAAGGTCGACGTCGCCAACCTGACGAAGGCCGCCCGGATGGGCCGCGAGGCCGCCAAGCTGGAGCGGGCCGTGACGACCGCGATGTCGCACGGCGCCCCGAAAGCCGTGTTGTACGACGGCGAGGCCTTCGTCCTGCCGACGGCGGGCCGGTTCACCTCCGGCTTCGGCGCCCGCTGGGGCGTGCAGCACAAGGGCATCGACCTCGCCGCCCCGATCGGCACCCCGATCTTCGCCCTCACCGACGGCGTCGTGGAGAAGTCCGGCCCCGCCAGCGGCTTCGGGATGTGGGTGGTGCTCAAGCACCCCGACGGCACCGGCACCGTCTACGGCCACATCAACCGGTCGTTCGTGCAGGAGGGCCAGCAGGTCAAGGCCGGCGACGAGATCGCCGAGGTCGGCAACCGCGGCCAGTCCACCGGCCCGCACCTGCACCTCGAGGTGTGGGAGCCGGACGGCACCAAGATCGACCCACTGCCGTGGCTGGCCGCGCGCGGCCTCGACGTCACCGCCGCGACGGGCTCGCGCGACGCCTGA